One Thermodesulfobacteriota bacterium genomic region harbors:
- a CDS encoding 50S ribosomal protein L11 methyltransferase, which translates to MAYPEPYIEYRTSPSRILLRFPEGEERFIEIAPGTSFGSNHNTTRLCLRAIEEVLKAGKMEKVLDLGCGSGILAISAAALGADSVLAMDIDPIAVEEAIKNVERNGVSTKVRVLRASLEGAKERYDLVMANIVTDELLRLAEGIKKVMKENGVLVVSGISELKREKAISGFKEAGFGLIREFTEDGWVAIWFELSSRMDKDFGGVA; encoded by the coding sequence ATGGCTTATCCCGAACCATACATCGAATATCGCACTTCTCCATCCAGAATTCTTCTGCGGTTCCCCGAAGGAGAGGAAAGGTTTATAGAAATAGCCCCGGGGACCTCGTTCGGCTCCAACCACAATACGACGCGTCTTTGCCTGAGGGCGATCGAAGAAGTACTAAAGGCGGGGAAGATGGAAAAGGTTTTGGACTTGGGATGTGGCAGCGGTATACTGGCAATCTCTGCCGCAGCATTAGGTGCGGACAGCGTCCTGGCTATGGACATCGACCCGATAGCGGTTGAAGAGGCCATAAAGAACGTGGAGAGAAATGGGGTAAGTACAAAGGTTAGAGTTCTACGGGCATCGTTGGAGGGGGCTAAAGAAAGATATGACCTGGTCATGGCAAATATAGTTACCGACGAGCTTTTGAGGTTGGCCGAGGGGATTAAAAAGGTAATGAAGGAAAATGGTGTTCTGGTTGTCTCCGGCATATCGGAGCTAAAGAGAGAGAAGGCTATATCTGGCTTTAAAGAAGCCGGATTTGGTCTTATCAGAGAATTCACGGAAGATGGCTGGGTGGCTATCTGGTTTGAATTAAGCAGCAGGATGGATAAAGATTTTGGGGGTGTCGCATGA